The Ictidomys tridecemlineatus isolate mIctTri1 chromosome 6, mIctTri1.hap1, whole genome shotgun sequence genome includes a region encoding these proteins:
- the LOC101978087 gene encoding LOW QUALITY PROTEIN: olfactory receptor 6C3 (The sequence of the model RefSeq protein was modified relative to this genomic sequence to represent the inferred CDS: deleted 1 base in 1 codon; substituted 1 base at 1 genomic stop codon), with protein sequence MWLELYLVPMRSNLQKTKEIDLKYLYLRYKNCINKDYIVYNNYIFLLSLISFISNIFKRGKRRDPERGKKRKKEREINHTVITQFVLLGLSDNPKLQIVIFLFLFITYILSVTGNLTIITLTLVDSHLQTPMYFFLRNVSFLEISFTTVCIPRFLGAIVTQDKTISYNNCVAQLFFFIFMGVTEFYILTAMSYDRYVAICKPLHYTTIMSRKLCTLLVLCAWVGGFLTIFPPLMLLLQLDXCASNVTDHFACDYFPLLQLSCSDTWLLKIIGFYFALVTLLFTLALVVLSYMYIIRTILRILFARQRKKAFSTCSSHMIVISISYRSCIFMYANPSAKEKASLTKGAAILNTSVAPLLNPFIYTLRNQQVKQAFKDVVHRVEFSTNKKKKLL encoded by the exons ATGTGGCTTGAACTTTATCTTGTTCCCATGAGATCAAAtcttcagaaaacaaaagaaatagacTTGAAGTATTTATATTTGAGATATAAG AATTGTATCAATAAAGACTATAttgtttataataattatatctttcttctctctttaatttcttttatttccaatatctttaaaagaggaaaaaggagagacccagagagagggaaaaagagaaagaaagagagagagataaaccATACAGTGATTACACAATTTGTGCTCCTAGGTCTTTCTGATAATCCTAAACTTCAGATTgtaattttcctgtttttatttatcaCTTACATATTAAGTGTCACTGGGAATCTGACTATCATCACTCTAACCTTGGTGGATTCCCATCTACAGACTCCTATGTATTTCTTCCTCCGGAACGTCTCTTTTTTAGAAATCTCATTTACAACTGTTTGTATCCCTAGGTTTCTAGGCGCTATTGTCACCCAAGATAAGACCATTTCCTATAACAATTGTGTAgcacaactttttttctttatcttcatgGGAGTGACAGAATTTTACATTCTCACTGCCAtgtcctatgaccgctatgtTGCCATCTGCAAGCCCCTTCATTACACAACCATTATGAGCAGGAAACTCTGCACCCTGCTTGTGCTGTGTGCCTGGGTGGGTGGGTTTCTGACCATTTTCCCACCCCTGATGCTTCTGCTTCAGCTGGATTAGTGTGCTTCCAATGTCACTGATCACTTTGCATGTGATTATTTTCCCCTCTTACAACTGTCTTGCTCAGATACATGGCTCCTAAAAATCATTGGTTTCTACTTTGCTCTGGTT ACTTTACTATTCACTTTGGCATTAGTGGTTTTATCTTACATGTACATTATCAGGACCATTTTGAGAATTCTCTTTGCCAGACAGAGAAAAAAGGCTTTCTCCACCTGTTCCTCTCACATGattgtcatttctatttcttatagAAGTTGTATATTCATGTATGCTAATCCCTCTGCCAAAGAAAAGGCATCACTGACTAAAGGAGCAGCTATTCTCAACACCTCTGTGGCCCCCCTGCTGAACCCTTTCATCTACACCCTGAGGAACCAGCAAGTAAAGCAAGCCTTCAAGGATGTGGTCCACAGAGTAGAattttctacaaataaaaaaaagaaacttttgtaa